A window of the Brumimicrobium sp. genome harbors these coding sequences:
- a CDS encoding MotA/TolQ/ExbB proton channel family protein, which yields MKKIISSLAIAGMLTFGISTITFAQEAEANDAQTEQVEAISDTSGDIADASVDQAVETMESAPADSETGFVAMLKKKFIEGDPFWMGTVLVCLIIGVALCIERIVYLNLSSINTNKFLSDIEDLLAKGKVDDAKELCRNTRGPIASIFYQGLSRVNEGVDSVEKTVVSYGGVQMGLLEKGIPWIALFIALSPMLGFMGTVVGMIFAFEKIVEDGQVSPITVAGGIQVALLTTVFGLIAAIILQIFYNYIIAKVDGIVNEMENSSITLVDMLIKHKVGQA from the coding sequence ATGAAAAAAATAATTAGTTCTTTAGCAATTGCCGGAATGTTGACTTTCGGAATTAGTACAATAACTTTTGCACAAGAGGCAGAAGCAAATGACGCACAAACAGAGCAAGTAGAAGCAATTTCTGATACATCAGGTGATATAGCTGATGCTTCTGTTGATCAAGCTGTGGAAACAATGGAGTCTGCACCAGCAGATTCTGAAACAGGATTTGTTGCTATGTTAAAAAAGAAGTTTATTGAAGGGGATCCATTTTGGATGGGTACTGTATTGGTATGTTTAATTATCGGTGTTGCTCTTTGTATTGAGAGAATCGTATATCTAAACCTATCTTCTATTAATACAAATAAATTCCTTAGTGATATTGAAGATTTATTAGCAAAAGGAAAAGTAGATGATGCAAAAGAACTTTGTCGTAATACTAGAGGTCCTATTGCTTCTATTTTCTACCAAGGCTTATCACGTGTAAATGAAGGAGTTGATTCTGTTGAGAAAACAGTTGTTTCCTATGGTGGGGTACAAATGGGATTACTTGAAAAAGGTATTCCTTGGATTGCACTTTTCATCGCTCTTTCTCCGATGTTAGGGTTCATGGGAACGGTTGTCGGAATGATTTTTGCATTCGAAAAGATTGTAGAAGATGGTCAGGTATCTCCAATTACTGTTGCAGGTGGTATCCAGGTGGCATTGTTAACTACCGTATTCGGATTGATTGCGGCAATTATCCTACAGATTTTCTATAACTACATTATTGCTAAGGTTGATGGAATTGTTAACGAA
- the ytxJ gene encoding bacillithiol system redox-active protein YtxJ, whose translation MGLFTTNTESNINWIEIQSIEDLEKAFQSTQEKPGIFFKHSTRCPVSRAALNRFNSGWKETEAVNLYYIDLLKHRDVSNAITEKTNVVHQSPQAILLKNNTVLLDEDHGAINAEDFQNLV comes from the coding sequence ATGGGATTATTTACAACAAATACGGAATCTAATATAAATTGGATAGAGATTCAATCTATAGAAGACTTAGAAAAGGCTTTTCAATCTACTCAAGAAAAACCCGGGATTTTTTTTAAACATTCCACTCGCTGTCCAGTGTCTAGGGCTGCTTTAAATAGATTTAATTCAGGTTGGAAAGAAACAGAAGCGGTAAATTTATATTATATTGATTTACTAAAGCATAGAGATGTATCAAATGCAATTACTGAGAAAACAAATGTAGTTCATCAATCCCCACAAGCGATACTTTTAAAAAATAATACGGTGCTATTAGATGAGGATCATGGTGCTATTAATGCCGAAGATTTTCAAAATTTGGTTTAA
- the pheS gene encoding phenylalanine--tRNA ligase subunit alpha, with translation MHQKIKDLLTEIENFNIQNTEHLEAFRIKFLGTKNILKPLFAELKDVVDSEKKKVGQDINELKNKATNLFEQFKEKLSETNSTTEELDFTRPGEPANIGARHPISLVRNEIISIFERIGFGVSEGPEVEDDWHNFSALNFPPEHPARDMQDTFFVKNEKGEMALRTHTSSVQVRVMETNAPPIRTISPGRVYRNEAISARAHCFFHQVEGLYIDKDVSFADLKQTLLYFAQEMFGKNAQIRMRPSYFPFTEPSAEVDVSCTICNGDGCNVCKHTGWLEILGCGMVDPSVLDASGIDSKVYSGFAFGMGIERIAQLKYRVNDLRLYSENDIRFLKQFKSAL, from the coding sequence ATTCATCAAAAGATTAAAGATTTACTTACTGAAATTGAAAATTTCAATATTCAAAATACAGAACATTTAGAAGCTTTCCGAATAAAATTTTTAGGAACTAAAAACATCCTAAAACCCCTTTTTGCTGAGTTAAAAGATGTGGTGGACAGTGAAAAAAAGAAAGTTGGTCAGGATATCAATGAATTAAAAAATAAAGCTACTAATTTATTTGAGCAGTTTAAGGAAAAATTAAGTGAAACCAATTCAACCACAGAAGAACTCGATTTTACTCGTCCAGGTGAACCTGCCAATATTGGTGCACGACATCCTATTAGTTTAGTGAGAAATGAAATAATTTCTATTTTTGAACGTATCGGGTTTGGAGTTTCTGAAGGTCCAGAAGTAGAAGATGATTGGCATAATTTCTCTGCATTAAATTTTCCACCTGAGCATCCTGCAAGAGACATGCAAGATACTTTTTTTGTAAAAAATGAAAAGGGAGAAATGGCTTTAAGAACTCACACCTCATCCGTACAAGTGCGTGTAATGGAAACTAATGCACCACCTATTCGAACTATTTCTCCTGGAAGAGTGTATAGAAATGAAGCTATATCTGCACGTGCCCATTGCTTTTTTCACCAAGTTGAAGGTTTATATATTGATAAAGATGTTTCCTTTGCTGATTTAAAACAAACGCTATTATACTTTGCACAAGAAATGTTTGGAAAAAACGCACAAATTAGAATGCGTCCTTCATATTTTCCATTTACAGAGCCAAGCGCAGAGGTAGATGTGAGCTGTACTATTTGTAATGGCGATGGTTGTAATGTATGTAAGCATACAGGGTGGTTAGAGATTTTGGGATGTGGCATGGTTGATCCAAGTGTGTTGGATGCCTCAGGTATAGACTCAAAAGTATATAGCGGTTTTGCATTTGGAATGGGAATCGAAAGAATTGCTCAATTGAAATATCGAGTAAATGATTTGCGTTTGTACTCTGAGAATGATATTCGCTTTTTAAAACAATTTAAATCTGCATTATAA